A DNA window from Streptomyces sp. CA-278952 contains the following coding sequences:
- a CDS encoding MBL fold metallo-hydrolase → MPVEITWWGHATCTIEDSGVRVLTDPLFVRRFAHLRRRRGEVPPPQAAVAEVVLVSHLHSDHLHLPSLARLAPGSRLVVPSGAVAAVPGLRALRRMRQLHVTEVRPGETVRVGEVRVRAVPALHDGRRLPVGPHRAPALGYVVEGEARTYFAGDTGLFDGMAEAVGPVDVALLPVGGWGPYLGHSHLDPARAAEALTRLAPRSAVPVHYGTYWPIGLDGVRPHEFHAPGDEFVRHAAKRAPEVTVHLLGHGERVRPVAGP, encoded by the coding sequence GTGCCGGTGGAGATCACCTGGTGGGGTCATGCCACCTGCACGATCGAGGACTCGGGGGTGCGGGTGCTGACCGACCCCCTGTTCGTACGGCGCTTCGCGCATCTGCGCCGCCGCCGGGGCGAGGTACCGCCACCGCAGGCCGCGGTCGCCGAGGTGGTGCTGGTCTCCCATCTGCACTCCGACCATCTGCATCTGCCGTCGCTGGCCCGGCTGGCTCCCGGCAGCCGGCTGGTCGTACCGAGCGGCGCGGTCGCGGCCGTGCCGGGTCTGCGGGCGCTGCGGCGGATGCGGCAGCTGCACGTCACCGAGGTGAGACCGGGCGAGACGGTGCGCGTCGGCGAGGTGCGGGTGCGGGCGGTCCCCGCCCTGCACGACGGGCGGCGGCTGCCGGTCGGGCCGCACCGCGCGCCGGCGCTCGGCTATGTGGTCGAGGGCGAGGCGCGGACGTACTTCGCCGGGGACACCGGGCTCTTCGACGGGATGGCCGAGGCGGTGGGGCCGGTGGACGTGGCGCTGCTGCCGGTGGGCGGCTGGGGTCCCTACCTCGGGCACAGCCATCTGGACCCGGCCCGCGCCGCCGAGGCGCTGACCCGTCTGGCGCCGAGGTCGGCAGTGCCGGTGCACTACGGCACGTACTGGCCGATCGGTCTGGACGGGGTGCGCCCGCACGAGTTCCACGCGCCGGGCGACGAGTTCGTACGGCACGCGGCGAAGCGTGCGCCCGAGGTGACCGTGCATCTGCTGGGGCACGGCGAACGCGTCAGACCGGTGGCCGGCCCGTGA
- a CDS encoding DedA family protein, translated as MIQEIQQVVRELPPESTQQAVGYPTLFALVALGSLVPVVPTGALVSSAAVVAFHQTSPLTLLFVFLTASTAAFLGDVCLYWLGQRGVRSRNGSKWLEAITRRAAPERLAQAQEKLARHGGMVLVLSRLVPAGRIPVMLACLLGRMPLRRFARGDVPACLAWAATYQLIGILGGSLFPEPWQGVVAAVALTLLISGAPAVWRRLRSRFGPEPS; from the coding sequence GTGATCCAGGAGATCCAGCAGGTGGTGCGGGAACTGCCCCCCGAGTCGACCCAGCAGGCGGTCGGCTATCCGACGCTGTTCGCGCTGGTGGCGCTGGGGTCCCTGGTGCCCGTGGTGCCGACGGGGGCGCTGGTGAGTTCGGCGGCGGTGGTGGCCTTCCACCAGACGTCGCCGCTCACCCTGCTCTTCGTGTTCCTGACGGCGTCGACCGCCGCGTTCCTCGGGGACGTCTGCCTGTACTGGCTGGGGCAGCGCGGGGTCCGGTCGAGGAACGGCTCGAAGTGGCTGGAGGCGATCACCCGCCGGGCCGCGCCGGAGCGGCTGGCCCAGGCGCAGGAGAAGCTGGCGCGGCACGGTGGGATGGTGCTGGTGCTGTCCCGTCTCGTTCCCGCCGGGCGGATCCCCGTGATGCTGGCGTGCCTGCTGGGCAGGATGCCGTTGCGGCGGTTCGCCCGGGGCGATGTTCCGGCCTGCCTCGCCTGGGCGGCGACGTACCAGTTGATCGGCATCCTGGGCGGTTCGCTGTTCCCGGAGCCGTGGCAGGGAGTGGTCGCGGCGGTCGCCCTGACGCTGCTGATCAGCGGGGCTCCGGCGGTGTGGCGCAGGCTGCGGTCCCGGTTCGGCCCCGAGCCGTCGTAG
- a CDS encoding aminotransferase class I/II-fold pyridoxal phosphate-dependent enzyme yields the protein MHGTEDHAPAHEDHGPVRYGPPAPDPGLPVLPELAAVLAAASARTRPEPPGGGARLREAARGYWDRRGLHGAAGGIAAAPGAQPLLLALIGAHGGDVLMPRPCPAFWMPQSRLLGRPAYHVPTPAECGGVPDPYALLETVRRVRAEGGRPKLLLLSVVDDPTATVAPPELVHEACEAAVGEGLHIISDETWRDTVHRPRDTVLLSPAEMCPDDVTVIADLSGALVPAAWPVAVARFPDTARAAVRHARTLDILTALGALVAAPVAHAAAHALGEPESVRERARRAAALQAQVAAAAHRAVLGSGALARPPQAGRHLYADLGPLRSRLADVGVTDSMELEEYLTGRLGAPAPGGHRFGDELGALRVRLGTGPLLGATPQQQTESLTAADPLEIGHVARALDSFAAVFGALR from the coding sequence ATGCACGGGACCGAGGACCACGCACCCGCGCACGAGGACCACGGCCCCGTCCGCTACGGGCCGCCCGCCCCCGATCCCGGCCTCCCGGTCCTCCCGGAACTGGCCGCCGTCCTCGCAGCCGCCTCCGCCCGGACCCGCCCGGAACCCCCCGGCGGAGGCGCCCGGCTGCGCGAGGCGGCCCGCGGCTACTGGGACCGGCGGGGACTGCACGGGGCGGCGGGCGGCATCGCCGCCGCCCCCGGCGCCCAGCCGCTCCTCCTGGCCCTGATCGGCGCCCACGGCGGCGACGTCCTCATGCCGCGCCCCTGCCCCGCCTTCTGGATGCCGCAGTCCCGCCTGCTGGGGCGTCCCGCCTACCATGTGCCGACCCCGGCCGAATGCGGCGGCGTGCCCGACCCGTACGCCCTGCTGGAGACCGTCCGCCGGGTCCGTGCCGAGGGCGGCCGGCCGAAACTGCTGCTGCTGTCCGTCGTGGACGACCCCACGGCCACCGTCGCCCCGCCCGAGCTGGTCCACGAGGCGTGCGAGGCCGCGGTCGGGGAAGGGCTGCACATCATCAGCGACGAGACCTGGCGCGACACCGTGCACCGGCCCCGCGACACCGTTCTGCTCAGCCCCGCCGAGATGTGCCCGGACGACGTCACGGTGATCGCCGACCTGTCCGGAGCCCTCGTACCGGCCGCCTGGCCGGTCGCCGTCGCCCGATTCCCGGACACCGCCCGGGCCGCCGTCCGGCACGCCCGCACCCTGGACATCCTCACCGCGCTCGGCGCCCTCGTCGCGGCTCCGGTCGCCCACGCGGCCGCCCACGCCCTGGGCGAGCCGGAGTCCGTGCGCGAGCGGGCCCGGCGCGCCGCGGCGCTCCAGGCCCAGGTCGCCGCCGCCGCCCACCGCGCGGTCCTCGGCTCCGGCGCGCTGGCCCGCCCGCCACAGGCGGGCCGCCACCTCTACGCCGACCTGGGGCCGCTGCGCTCGCGGCTGGCGGACGTGGGTGTGACGGACTCCATGGAGCTTGAGGAGTACCTCACCGGCCGGCTCGGCGCACCCGCCCCGGGCGGACACCGCTTCGGGGACGAGCTGGGCGCCCTGCGCGTACGCCTGGGCACCGGGCCGCTGCTGGGCGCCACACCGCAGCAGCAGACGGAGTCCCTCACCGCGGCCGATCCCCTGGAGATCGGGCACGTGGCGCGGGCGCTGGACAGCTTCGCCGCCGTGTTCGGCGCGCTGCGCTGA